CTGCTGTCGATGATCAGGTCGGCCCGCTCCCGCAGCGGCGCCAGGGCCTGGCGCTCGCGGCGGATGCCTTCCTCGAGCCCGCCGCCCGCCGCCAGGGGGTGCGGGCGGCGGGTCTCCGAGAAGCGGCGGATGAGCGCGTCGTCATCGGCCTCGAAGAAGAGCAGGCGGACGCGTCGCCCGCGGGTCCGGCGCAGGTCGTCGAAGATGGCCGGGAACTCCTTCAGAAAGGTGCCTTCGCGGACGTCCACCACGAGCGCGACGCGGCTGACATCGGGGCGGCCCGCGCACAGGTCGGCGAACACGGGAATGAGCGCCACGGGCAGGTTGTCGACGCAGAAGTGCCCCATGTCCTCGAAGGCCCGGATCGCGAGCGTCTTGCCCGATCCGGAGAGGCCGGTGATGACGACGATGTCCAGCACCCGGTCGGGGCCTGCTTCGCGGGCCGTCACCCCTTCCTCCCCAGCGCGTCCGAGATGCGGCCCGCGAGCTCCCGGGCGGCGTGGTAGCCCCGGCGCTTCAAGAGATGGTGCCGGGCCGCCACCTCGAGGAGAATCGACAGGTTCCGTCCCGGACCGACCGGCATTTCGATGAAGGGAAGCTCGACGCCGTGGATGGAGTACATCGTCTCGTCCAGGCCCAGGCGATCGTACTCCTTGTCCTCCTGCCAGGCGTCCAGCTTGACGACCAGGTCGAGGTCCTTGCGCTCGCGCACCGCCGCCACGCCGTAGAGATCCTTGATGTTGATGATCCCCAGGCCGCGGAGCTCCATGTGGTATCGGCTCACCTCGGGCCCCGTCCCGTTGAGCAGGGAGCCGACGCGCCGGATGGTCACGGTGTCGTCGGACACGAGCCGGTGCCCCCGCAGGATCAGCTCGAGCGCCGATTCGCTCTTGCCGACCCCGCTCTCCCCGAGAATGAGGACACCGACCCCGTAAATGTCGATGAGCGTGCCGTGCAGCGTGATGGTCGGGGCGAGCCGGTCCTCGAGGTGGCGGCCCAGGACCTCGATGGAGCGCTCGGTCGGACGGGACGTGAGCAGGAGCGGCAGGCTGTGCCGCTCGCAGGCATCCAGGAGATCGCTGTGCGGCGGGTGACCCTGGGTCACGAGCAGGCAGGCGATCGGAGCGGCGCCGAGCCGGTCCACGAGGGCGCGCCGGGGATCGTGAGGGAGCTGCGCCAGATAGGCGACTTCGCTCTTCCCGAGGACCTGCACCGTTCCGGCCTGCAGGGTTTCGGGATGTCCGGCGAGGGCCAGCCCCGGGCGCTCCGGGACCGCAACCGTGATCTCCCTCTTGAGTCCCGCCTTGCCGCCGGCCAGTCGCAGCGCGAGATCCGGCAGCGGCTCGGCAAGCAAATCGCCGACTGGCAGGCTGGGACGGGGCGCTTCGCGCTGGCTCATCCGGGTCCTCCGCGCCCCGCAAAGGCGCCCGGGGGCGCTCGCGACAAAGCCGCAAATCACGGCCATTCTAGGAGATGGGTGCTGCCCTGTCAAGAAAACCGCCGCCGCCCGGAGGCGCCACCGGCCATCCGGACCGGATATTCGAAGTGCGGCCCTCAGGGGTTTTCCTTCATTGACCGGGGCAGCAGGGGATGGTATCTTTCAACCCTGGACAGGAGATCGGAATGGCTTCGAAAAAGGTCGTCCACATCATCGGCACCGGGACCATCGGCGAACCCCTGATCGGACTGTTCTCCGATCGCAAGGAGCTCCTGGGCTTCGACGAGGTCACGTTTCACAAGCGAACGCCCCTGCTCACGGACCGATCCAAGGTCGTGAACCTGATGAAGAGGGGGGCGCGTCTGGCGTGCGACGATTCGTCCCGGCGGGGCTTCCGGGACATCGGCATCGAGCCGTCCTACGAGCATCATGAAGCGCTCCGGCAGGCGACGGTGGTGATCGACTGCACGCCATCGGACGTCGGGCTGCAGAACAAGAAGGAAATCTACGAGAAGTACGCCGACAACACGCTGGGCTTCATCGCCCAGGGCTCGGAGTTCGGCTTCGGAAAGATGTATGCCCGGGGGATCAACGACGGCACACTCCGGCACGGCGTGGATCAGTTCATCCAGGTCGTGTCGTGCAACACGCACAACCTGTCGGTCCTCATCGATCTCATCGGCCTGCGCGAGGGAGGACCC
This sequence is a window from Candidatus Polarisedimenticolia bacterium. Protein-coding genes within it:
- the rapZ gene encoding RNase adapter RapZ; this encodes MTAREAGPDRVLDIVVITGLSGSGKTLAIRAFEDMGHFCVDNLPVALIPVFADLCAGRPDVSRVALVVDVREGTFLKEFPAIFDDLRRTRGRRVRLLFFEADDDALIRRFSETRRPHPLAAGGGLEEGIRRERQALAPLRERADLIIDSSRFNVHELRRYIQDHFAPQAGSQAIGISIVSFGYKHGVPAEADLLFDTRFLPNPFFVDGLRGKSGLDPDVRGYLEAMPVYHEFHRRIVELMVFLIPQYMREGKSYLTVAIGCTGGRHRSVVMAEAVSASLRGSGYEVKASHRDLEKE
- the hprK gene encoding HPr(Ser) kinase/phosphatase; this encodes MSQREAPRPSLPVGDLLAEPLPDLALRLAGGKAGLKREITVAVPERPGLALAGHPETLQAGTVQVLGKSEVAYLAQLPHDPRRALVDRLGAAPIACLLVTQGHPPHSDLLDACERHSLPLLLTSRPTERSIEVLGRHLEDRLAPTITLHGTLIDIYGVGVLILGESGVGKSESALELILRGHRLVSDDTVTIRRVGSLLNGTGPEVSRYHMELRGLGIINIKDLYGVAAVRERKDLDLVVKLDAWQEDKEYDRLGLDETMYSIHGVELPFIEMPVGPGRNLSILLEVAARHHLLKRRGYHAARELAGRISDALGRKG